One genomic region from Pseudoduganella dura encodes:
- a CDS encoding dienelactone hydrolase family protein — MDSDTKWIDIEGADGTFQAYQALPRGGKGPGIVLIQEIFGVNAHIRSVAEQFAADGYVVLAPDLFWRQGAHIELTYDEADWKKAVALKGASDNGKAVADVAATIEALRGLDGVQKVASVGFCWGGLLSYLAAAAGNVDAAVAYYGGGIQNQLDKADDVKVPLLLHFGGKDSHIPNDAVKSIAERFGERDNVEIHVYPEAEHGFNCSHRGSYHQRSAAEARGNTLLFLSENL, encoded by the coding sequence TTGGACAGCGATACGAAATGGATCGACATCGAGGGTGCCGACGGCACCTTCCAGGCTTACCAGGCGTTGCCGCGCGGCGGCAAGGGCCCCGGCATCGTGCTGATCCAGGAGATTTTCGGCGTCAATGCGCACATCCGCAGCGTGGCCGAGCAGTTCGCGGCCGATGGCTACGTGGTGCTGGCACCGGATCTGTTCTGGCGCCAGGGCGCCCATATCGAACTGACGTACGACGAGGCGGACTGGAAAAAGGCCGTGGCGCTGAAAGGCGCCTCGGACAACGGCAAGGCGGTGGCGGACGTGGCGGCCACGATCGAAGCGCTGCGCGGCCTCGACGGCGTGCAGAAAGTGGCCTCGGTAGGTTTTTGCTGGGGCGGACTGCTGTCCTACCTGGCGGCGGCCGCCGGCAACGTGGATGCGGCGGTGGCCTACTATGGCGGCGGCATCCAGAACCAGCTGGACAAGGCCGATGACGTGAAAGTGCCGCTGTTGCTGCATTTCGGCGGCAAGGACAGCCACATCCCGAACGATGCCGTGAAAAGCATCGCGGAACGCTTCGGCGAGCGGGACAACGTGGAAATCCACGTCTACCCGGAAGCGGAGCACGGCTTCAACTGCTCGCACCGCGGCAGCTACCACCAGCGTTCGGCCGCCGAGGCGCGCGGCAACACGCTGCTGTTCCTTTCCGAAAACCTGTAG
- a CDS encoding thioesterase family protein, translated as MARLKLAFPEEQFIYSTLMSVRITDINHGNHLSNDSMISMISEARARFLYENGVRETGDDGCGIIVTDLATTYRAEAHARDQLLFEVGVMDFNKYGGDIIFRVTRPADGVLVAMAKYGFVFFNYRLKEVVPMPDDFRAKFPRVNWVDA; from the coding sequence ATGGCCAGACTCAAGCTTGCATTCCCCGAAGAGCAGTTCATTTACTCGACCCTGATGTCGGTGCGCATCACCGACATCAACCACGGCAATCACCTGAGCAACGACTCGATGATCTCGATGATTTCCGAGGCACGCGCGCGCTTCCTGTATGAAAACGGCGTGCGCGAAACCGGGGACGACGGCTGCGGCATCATCGTGACCGACCTGGCCACCACCTACCGCGCCGAAGCCCATGCGCGCGACCAGTTGCTGTTCGAAGTGGGCGTAATGGACTTCAACAAGTACGGCGGCGACATCATCTTCCGCGTTACCCGCCCGGCGGACGGCGTGCTGGTGGCGATGGCGAAGTACGGTTTCGTGTTCTTCAACTACCGCCTGAAGGAAGTGGTGCCGATGCCGGACGATTTCCGCGCGAAGTTTCCGCGCGTCAACTGGGTCGATGCGTGA
- a CDS encoding DUF3016 domain-containing protein — MRLQPRTWLAAALLAAAGAASAGVTVNYEKPDEFIDMPRSLHERDQVLREMTRHFDKLAKDLPPGQELKITVTDIDLAGREEPRRWAMDDIRIMRGGADWPTLKLSYTLEENGRVIRMDTEGLKNMMYQQRINRYSSGDALRYEKQMIDDWFQKSVMGAQVSQR, encoded by the coding sequence ATGCGACTGCAACCTCGCACCTGGCTGGCCGCGGCGCTGCTGGCAGCGGCAGGCGCCGCCAGCGCCGGCGTGACGGTCAACTATGAAAAGCCCGATGAATTCATCGACATGCCGCGCTCGCTGCACGAGCGCGACCAGGTCCTGCGCGAAATGACCCGGCATTTCGACAAGCTGGCAAAGGACTTGCCCCCCGGGCAGGAGCTCAAGATCACCGTGACCGACATCGACCTGGCCGGCCGCGAGGAACCGCGCCGCTGGGCCATGGACGATATCCGCATCATGCGCGGCGGCGCCGACTGGCCCACGCTCAAGCTCAGCTATACGCTCGAGGAAAACGGCCGGGTGATCCGCATGGACACCGAGGGCCTGAAGAACATGATGTACCAGCAGCGCATCAACCGCTATTCATCGGGCGACGCGCTGCGCTATGAAAAGCAGATGATCGACGACTGGTTCCAGAAATCGGTCATGGGCGCGCAGGTAAGCCAGCGCTGA